In Paenibacillus phoenicis, one genomic interval encodes:
- a CDS encoding phBC6A51 family helix-turn-helix protein produces the protein MPRKKPKRGRPVLPLDERHYLAIELLTTVPTPNLEEIAQACGVSRRQLYTWRQRKDFTRELVKVQRRKTEDHRRWLKAKIKYVMTARDIEETFRMCGLIA, from the coding sequence GTGCCGCGGAAGAAACCAAAGCGGGGCAGGCCGGTATTACCGCTCGATGAACGCCATTACCTCGCGATCGAACTGCTTACGACAGTACCGACGCCGAACCTCGAAGAGATTGCGCAAGCTTGCGGAGTGAGTCGACGCCAACTTTATACGTGGAGACAGCGCAAGGACTTTACGCGTGAGCTCGTCAAGGTTCAGCGCAGGAAAACGGAAGATCATCGGCGATGGCTGAAAGCTAAGATAAAATACGTGATGACCGCGCGTGATATCGAGGAGACGTTCCGCATGTGCGGATTAATTGCGTAG